The genome window AGGTAAAAGCTGAACAATTGACCAGCTTTGATTTCCACTGGGGTAAAGAAGCATTCATTCATCGTGCCTTACAccttcattttctttttcagCAGTTAAGTACATCAAATCTTCAGGGTAGAATTTATTTTCCACTTGAATGGCAGCTGAGACCAATTTTGTAAAATACTCTGCCTGTGATTCTGAGATATCATTGTATTCTGATGAAAATTGTACAGTTAATGATAAGAACACAAGATGGTAAGCAAAGTAGAGGATATTTTATTATTCTCACGAATATTTCAGAGAGAAAAAATGATATTTTAAAGCAACAATCTAAAAATCTCTCATACGACGGAAAGATCCAATGGTTGAGTTGTAACCGGCCCAGTCACCGTATCTCCTGTATTCACCGGGTCTCATGAAGTACTGTCGGCCTCTGTAGTTGGGATGTTCATAGAAGATCCAGTAACCGTCCATCACTTGGCAGGAGTGAATGTCACGGTAACGGAAACAATCATTGACAGATGGACAATCATCCATGAATTCCATCATCTGTCCTCCAAAGTCAGGTCTCTCATAAGTCCTCATTCTATAGTTTCCACCTTGGTACTGTAACAGAAATAAAAGATCACATTTGTAATAAAGCTAACAATCTTTAGTATTCCAAAAgaaagcccccccccccacccccaccccggttaGAAGAGAGTGTAAGGAAGGTTCTAGATGTTTCTGAGCAGCAAGAGACGGCTCGGTGACATCCTTTTAAGCAGTTATTATTTGCTAATGGAAATTACCAAGTGACTAAAAGGGAAAACTGATACAGAAATCAGAGAAATGTTTAGAACAACAAATTCATGACTGATTGTATatggacacacacagataggatATTTTCATTATCATTATTTAAAATTTCCATGTTAAGCATATGATATTTCTCTctcatttaattttttaaaaattgtagtgCGCGTGTGAACAATGGCATCAATGATTAGCTGTCTAAGTGAGTTCTAAGTCTCACTGAAAGTGATATTTACACATTCTAAACTTCCAATCTAACCATTAGCCTTTCAGTTAAAAATAATTATTGTAAAATTATTCATGGAATTAGGtagatgatacagcacagaagcagaccaTCCAGTCCTACTAGTCCATGCTGTTGTTATACTCTACACACGATTCCTCGGATTCCATCTATCTCATCCCAGCTTGCAGCAGTCCTTTCTCGTCCTTTGTTCAGCCAATTAACTGCCTGCAGACATAGCTTCCACCCCTCTTGGATTGCCACAGGCTCCAGACCAGCAGCCTTCAAGGAGGCCCAAAGAGCAGGCCAAGCATGGTCGAAGATCGCCATGGCCAATCAGGCAGCCCCCTGCTGTGCTGGGGGGACTTCCAAGGGCCACAAGGCACCCGATCTGGAGGGAAACCCCTTTGAGTTAGCAGGGAGGACTCCAGGTTTTACTGAACAACCTCCCCAATGGTAAAGTGCCCATTTCTCACTTgtaaaataccagcagcagtgCGAAGAAGCCCTtaactggctgttaattggcatcCCCTGCTTTCCTACTTGATTTTACAATATTACATCAACCAATCctgcacccccaacaccaccttcTGCTGGGTGTGTAAAATTCTGACCAAAGCTTTAGTACACATGAAAACATCTGATGGTTGATACCAATAAACTTAATTGATCGGCGTTGTTATTTTCCAGTCCTTCATTGGGGCGAAATAAGCAAATTTTCAAAAGTCACTTACATATGGGTAGGAGCGACATGACCTGATGCTGTCATTGAATCCCATCCAGCGCTGGTAGTCAGGATATTCTCCCCTACTCAGAACATACTGGTATCCCATGTAATTGGGTCTCTCATACACCACCCACCAGTCACTCATGACACGGATAGAGTTACAGCGGCTGAAATAAGGAGACAGGTCAGTACAGTCACTACTGCACTCATAGCGACGACCCTGGAAGTTCCTGTCCTCGTAAAAGATAATCTGTGGAAAGATACAGAGCTGGAAATTAATAACTTCTCTTATTAGTTGAAGAATTCTAATGCAATGTATAACTCAGAGTTATCCTTGCCTTTCCCATTTTGAATTCACAGTTAGTTTTGTAACTGACtgaatgtttcgctgtttcacacAGTTTGGTATTTATATACTGGACAGAAATGCCTCAATGTGCTGTACTTTGTTATTCTAATGATTCAACACTGAAAAATCAGCAAAATTCAACAAAACACATGTTGTATTTATTGTCGTTAAATACCTGAAAGACATTTGATGCATCATTGATTCTTTTCCATTTGCCTCCATGCTACTTTAGTTGTTGTTTGAATAAAGCAGTTTTGGAACATTCACAGCTCATAAGTCAGCCAGATCTGTTTAAATAGTTTGGTGTAACCACCTGGCTCTGCTCTCAAACTGGCGAAGATAAATTTGTCCATATATAGATAATGTGACTTTGGATCTGGCCTTGTACCCTAGTTAATATATAATTATGTGGGAATTTATTCTCCAGATTGTGCAATTATCCACTCCCAAAACCTGTCATGTAATAACATTATGGCTGGCATCAATTGTTGCCTGCACATGCAACTATACTGTGGATGGTGTTTATTAACACAACTTGCAGATCATACTTAGCTCATGTATTCTAAACAGAGTCGTGCATACGAATGCACTGCCTGCGTTTTGTTTTAAAGTTCAGGGCAACTAAATATCAATATTGGTAAGACAACAACAGTAAGTTAAGATGTAGAAAACAGTGACAGGGACAATTGGTGACAATAGAAGGTAAAAGATCGGGAAAGAACAGGCTAGGTTGGAGTAGGGCTGATTGGCTGGACAACATTAGAAACTGGAAAAATGACAGTGGCACGCAGAATTGCAGTGAACAGCGAGAGATGCCTACATCCCTCATGGACAATGGCTAATTATAAATGGATCCTGAAGGCAAGTTATCCTTAGAAATAATGTGGAAAAAATAATGTGAGATTGAAGAACTTTCCTCAAGATCGCTGTATTCACCTAGACATCATTGTATTGTTACAATCCCCGTGGGAAACTATAAACTAACTTGATCAAATTTATtgaatgacccccaaatgaagaaattaccatcaagatttcactttttgtaacttttatgAATCAAAACCaatgtaaattaaacatgaattgacAGGCAAACGATGCTTCCAATAAAAAAGTAAGTAAATAActgatacaacaaagatatgtcAAACTCAACCACAAGAATCAGCATCACTTCCCGTAGACATATGGCACTACATTTCTGCTTTAGCTGTGTAGACATCACAGCCAAATATCTGTATTCTGCCAATATTTACATGCTAACGCTAGCTAAACCAGGCGCGACCTGCTGAGATGGTAGTCTtgataatgaaaacttttaaatgggagcagccgggaaactgACTGCTGCCCACAATCAGGCccggaccgcaatttcacgctggctggccaattaacagccagccagtatgaaacgtgtgctgcagcgctcagcattgccgtgattgggggtgggaggagggcgagcgctgaagtttgcGCATGCGTATGGGTGTGCGtaataaaagctccctgaggcacagagctgcctcaagatttccttcaataaaaataaatatttttaacacAATGAAAACATAGCCCCTCATTGACTTGGTCACATGGGCACAGACATGTTAAATATCAgtgtaaaaagtttttttttaaatcactggtcgaaacctcatcctgcctgtggatgaggtttcgccaaaaatgcaaaggttgcttggccttttcacccacctgccaaccaaatggttggatgggcaacgaaaaattccaatcaattagttgattaagggtcttaataggccacttaattgtcagcaggtgtacTGCTGACTCCTACGTGCGCCCACCGACTGAATtatcgcgtgagtgcgcaatgacgttgggacgcttgcctaacgtcaccatgcgtcattttacgctcgagtgtgTCGGGCACATGCCTGCAtgccgagcgaaaaattctggccatggaaatAAACTAAATTTGGGTCTTAAAGAGTTAAATGACGGGGCTGTGATCTATTTCCTTTGGCAGTTTGTTCCAGTGTGGGATTGTCCTTTGGAAGAAAGATCGTTGTTAcgctgggcggaatcgtcccaggtttgcactaagtgcggtagcaggcaaattttacccaccagccgcaatgacggcttttcatgctgtaccATCCCAAACCCGTCGCATTAATTATGAATTCCAGGGAAACACACTTTCGATGGCAGACGGAATCTGATTCGCATGCCATGCcaccaccttgctgcttcatcacgctgggcgcaacatttaaagtacagccgcacgcacacctctcagcttccagcccaggactgctgcaaaaaagactgcagcccctggtttagtgatgcatcccttgaacaccttttggacactgtggaggccttccgtgatgtcctctacccacatTCTGGCAGCCggagggcagcaacattaccacttgataggtgatggcagtggtgagcagtgtgaagggttctcaaaattcccacatttttcatatcatcaacaagcatatgacttttggacttttatagcagaggacccaactgctgggttaagtgtagaaccctgcagacaggaggctaggcccatgaaggcctgggattggacatgcccgggcttgatgagtgcagtgtggattgttgcctggagccagatgagaggagacagaattatttcctt of Carcharodon carcharias isolate sCarCar2 chromosome 12, sCarCar2.pri, whole genome shotgun sequence contains these proteins:
- the LOC121284711 gene encoding gamma-crystallin S-1-like; protein product: MGVENIAADLGCVQKLCIFPQIIFYEDRNFQGRRYECSSDCTDLSPYFSRCNSIRVMSDWWVVYERPNYMGYQYVLSRGEYPDYQRWMGFNDSIRSCRSYPYYQGGNYRMRTYERPDFGGQMMEFMDDCPSVNDCFRYRDIHSCQVMDGYWIFYEHPNYRGRQYFMRPGEYRRYGDWAGYNSTIGSFRRMRDF